A stretch of [Clostridium] scindens DNA encodes these proteins:
- a CDS encoding response regulator has protein sequence MRKYKKRSIIILVSVICLLALIIVFMLSLLNSITTKMNQGSSQSLMNSTRMIQSSISSELENDMEQIESSASLFVMSGGEKDAAKTLANYAAATEFFRFYYIDLNGTGINSDGERVDAAALPFEETALSKGKRSYSDAYVGDSGRLQVTFQAPVLSDGRQVGALYADKTLSRYNDPALFTFSGGSGNAYVVDGCMGSWIIESTGSNTEDIYEFLDRENNSKKVKEKLQQLMKNGEAGTISLEFKGESSLLCFLPMENSYNWYLISIMPKSVLQQESSEIIRMVGITFAELTIALVLITALLLSREAMKGREQGRIYRERLFQNISANIDFAFLVYAPAKQSVEMVSDNVGLLFDVEPGKVAAGPDILFDHCGVPRQDPERKAFFKGALKEKVRKEYKTGTDNELQRWTEVHFIPADDGQYLAVMHDTTVEHHMRDDLAEALRQAQENNRARTAFFSSMSHDIRTPMNGIIGMTAIAKANLNNPTKVEDSLEKISVASDHLLALINEVLDMSRIESGKLSLKKEPVNLPELISNVLLLIKTELAKKGHTMHVKSSVLDYDTVIGDALHIQKILINLLSNAVKYTPEGGEITIRLNERRRSSQMVDIIFQVEDNGIGMEPDFMRRMFSPFERAEDNRLSKITGTGLGMAITKNIVDMMGGTIRVESTPGAGSRFTVTLPMQLSETRDQEAAVLAGHTVLVVDDSPDTCEGIQIMLEEVGVHVDWTLDGRSAVEAATSAHLKGQDYFAVILDWKMPQMDGVETARSIRASLGRDIPIILLSAYNWEEVEQEALEAGINGFLTKPIFRSELVQKLRFYIAGSSAKAQEVPDDAGTAGRFDGLRVLVVEDNELNREIAIELLSSAGIWVDSVENGLQAVRKMEQSEEGYYDMIFMDIHMPVMDGFAATKNIRKIPGKGADRIPIIAMTADAFEEDILRCKNAGMNAHIPKPINMERVFEVIRSYWGEESEEVK, from the coding sequence ATGAGGAAATATAAAAAGCGTTCTATTATAATCTTAGTCAGCGTAATCTGCCTTTTGGCACTTATCATCGTTTTTATGCTTTCTTTGCTGAACAGCATTACCACAAAGATGAACCAGGGTTCCAGCCAGTCGCTGATGAATTCCACACGTATGATCCAGAGCAGCATCAGCAGCGAACTTGAAAATGACATGGAGCAGATCGAGTCTTCTGCCAGCCTGTTCGTCATGAGCGGCGGGGAGAAGGATGCGGCGAAGACTCTTGCCAATTATGCGGCTGCGACGGAATTCTTCCGATTCTATTACATAGATTTAAACGGCACCGGAATCAACAGTGACGGGGAAAGAGTCGATGCGGCAGCCCTGCCTTTTGAAGAAACTGCGCTTTCCAAGGGAAAACGCAGTTATTCTGATGCCTATGTGGGGGATAGCGGGAGGCTTCAGGTTACGTTTCAGGCGCCTGTACTGTCGGATGGCAGGCAGGTGGGAGCCCTCTACGCGGACAAGACGCTTTCCAGATACAACGATCCTGCGCTTTTTACATTCAGCGGAGGATCGGGAAATGCCTATGTGGTAGACGGATGCATGGGCTCGTGGATCATAGAGAGCACGGGATCGAACACGGAAGATATCTATGAGTTTCTGGATCGGGAGAATAATAGCAAGAAAGTAAAAGAAAAACTGCAGCAGCTGATGAAGAATGGAGAGGCAGGAACCATAAGCCTGGAGTTTAAAGGGGAGAGCAGCCTTTTGTGCTTCCTTCCTATGGAGAATTCTTATAACTGGTATCTTATCTCCATCATGCCGAAAAGTGTTCTACAGCAGGAATCTTCTGAAATTATACGGATGGTAGGCATTACTTTTGCAGAACTGACGATTGCGCTGGTTTTGATTACGGCGCTTCTTTTGAGCCGGGAGGCTATGAAAGGCCGGGAGCAGGGCCGCATTTACAGAGAGCGGCTTTTCCAGAACATATCAGCCAATATCGATTTTGCATTTCTGGTCTATGCTCCTGCCAAGCAGAGCGTGGAGATGGTTTCCGACAATGTGGGCCTGCTGTTTGATGTGGAGCCTGGGAAGGTGGCGGCCGGGCCGGATATTCTGTTTGATCATTGCGGAGTGCCTAGACAGGATCCGGAAAGAAAGGCATTCTTTAAAGGCGCGCTGAAGGAAAAAGTCCGCAAAGAGTATAAGACGGGTACAGACAATGAACTGCAGCGCTGGACGGAAGTACATTTTATTCCGGCTGATGACGGGCAGTATCTGGCTGTGATGCATGATACCACCGTGGAGCATCATATGCGGGATGACCTTGCGGAGGCACTGCGCCAGGCTCAAGAGAACAACCGTGCCAGGACGGCATTCTTCTCATCCATGTCCCACGATATCCGTACGCCTATGAATGGAATCATAGGCATGACGGCCATTGCCAAGGCAAATCTGAATAATCCGACGAAGGTGGAGGACAGCCTGGAGAAGATATCGGTTGCTTCGGATCATCTGCTTGCCCTCATTAATGAGGTGCTGGATATGTCCCGCATAGAGAGCGGCAAACTCAGCCTGAAGAAGGAGCCTGTAAACTTGCCGGAACTGATCTCCAACGTACTGCTTCTGATTAAGACGGAACTCGCGAAAAAAGGGCATACGATGCATGTCAAGTCTTCAGTTCTGGATTATGATACGGTAATAGGGGACGCCCTGCATATACAGAAGATTCTGATAAATCTTCTGTCTAATGCGGTGAAGTATACGCCGGAGGGCGGCGAGATTACCATCCGGCTTAATGAAAGGCGCCGGTCCAGCCAGATGGTGGACATTATATTCCAGGTGGAAGACAATGGAATCGGCATGGAGCCAGATTTTATGAGACGCATGTTCAGTCCATTCGAGCGGGCGGAAGACAACCGCCTGAGCAAGATTACCGGTACTGGCCTGGGCATGGCTATTACCAAGAATATTGTGGATATGATGGGAGGGACGATCCGTGTGGAAAGCACTCCGGGCGCGGGATCAAGATTCACGGTCACTCTTCCTATGCAATTATCAGAGACCCGTGATCAAGAAGCGGCAGTCCTGGCGGGCCATACGGTTCTGGTTGTCGATGACAGCCCGGATACCTGCGAAGGCATCCAGATCATGCTGGAGGAGGTCGGCGTACACGTGGATTGGACATTGGATGGCCGATCCGCTGTGGAAGCGGCAACCAGCGCGCATCTTAAGGGCCAGGACTACTTTGCGGTCATATTGGATTGGAAGATGCCTCAGATGGATGGAGTTGAGACTGCCCGCAGCATCCGCGCAAGTCTTGGAAGGGATATACCCATTATCCTTCTGTCCGCCTACAATTGGGAAGAGGTGGAGCAGGAAGCGCTGGAGGCAGGAATCAATGGATTCCTGACAAAGCCCATCTTCCGATCCGAACTGGTGCAGAAACTGCGTTTTTATATCGCGGGCTCTTCTGCAAAAGCGCAGGAAGTTCCTGACGATGCAGGCACAGCAGGCCGGTTCGATGGGCTGCGGGTGCTGGTGGTCGAGGACAATGAACTGAACCGGGAGATTGCCATAGAACTGTTAAGCAGTGCCGGCATATGGGTGGATAGCGTAGAGAACGGCCTGCAGGCCGTTCGGAAAATGGAGCAGAGCGAAGAAGGATATTATGATATGATCTTTATGGATATTCATATGCCAGTGATGGATGGCTTTGCGGCTACAAAGAATATACGGAAGATTCCCGGGAAAGGCGCTGATCGGATTCCAATTATTGCCATGACCGCGGACGCCTTCGAAGAGGACATCCTGAGATGTAAAAACGCCGGAATGAATGCCCATATTCCAAAACCGATCAATATGGAACGGGTGTTTGAGGTCATCCGGTCTTATTGGGGAGAAGAAAGCGAGGAAGTAAAATGA